The DNA segment CGTATGTCATTAGCCGCAAAGGGGCAAAATGTTGATGTGTTGTTAATGACCGCAACTCCTATTCCAAGAACTCTTACCATGACATTATATGGCGATATGGAGTGTTCAAGGCTTACAGATAAACCTAAAGGGCGGAAAATGATAGATACACGCATAGTTCCGGCTGCAAAAATAGATAATATAGTTGAGAGGCTTTGGAGTGTAATAGACAGAGGTGAAAAAATATATTGGATATGCCCCCTTATAGAAGAATCGGAAATGACGGGGCTGGCTAATGTAGAAGAGCGGTTTAAAGCACTAAGCAAGATATTTAAAGGTATGGTAGGCATGGTACATGGACGTATGGACGCACAAGAGCGTGAAAAAACCATGACGGACTTTAAAGAGGGTGACATAGACATACTGGTAGCAACCACCGTAGTGGAAGTGGGGGTGGACGTACCCGATGCTACCGTAATAATCATTGAACATGCCGAAAGGTTCGGGCTGTCACAATTACATCAGCTAAGAGGCAGGGTGGGGCGAAATGATAAGCAGTCTAGTTGCGTGTTACTATATCACGATTTGGGAGATATATCGGTCAAACGTCTAAAAATAATGCGGGAAAGTAATGACGGTTTCTATTTATCCGAAGAAGACCTGAAAATAAGAGGCGGAGGCGATGTTCTGGGAACAAAGCAGTCAGGATTGCCGGAGTTCAAAGTCGCAGACCTCTACACCCATATGGATTTACTAAGAGATGCCAATAAAGATGCCGCATATATAATGGAAACAGACCCTAAATTACAGTCTGAAAGAGGCAAGTCATTGGGAATGCTGCTTTATCTATTCGGTTTTGAAAAACAAGTTTCTTACATTGAAAAAACTAAAGAAACTACATTTGCTTAAATTGTACTTTTTATTAAACATTTTGTTTTAAATGTGATACAATTGTGTATGTTTAGAACGTTTTGTTCTGAAATATCTGACCATATTAAAAAAGGTTAGTACATGATGTTTAGATTAAAATTCGGTTCAAGCAGAGGTTTTAGTTTCACTGAGATGTCTGTGGTTTTAGCGTCGGTTTCTGCAATAGTAGTAATGGCTTTGGGTGGTTCTGCGGTTCTGAATAAGACAAAAAATAATAATGTACTTTCCCAAATATCTAAATTTTCTACAGCCGTTGAAAAATTTGAGAAAGAATATAAAGCCCTTCCGGGAGATATAGCAGATGTTAGCTCATTGCCGAACGCAAATCCCGGCAACGGTAACGGTGTTATTGATACCGAGGCTGAGGCAATCGGGTTTTGGCATCATTTGTCGGTTGCAGGGCTTCTTCAGGGGAGATATGACGGTAGCTCGACTTATACACCGGGCAAAGGTGTCCCTTCCGCAGATATTGAAGGTGGGGGATATAAAGTAAGGCTGACCGGCACGATTACTTCGGGTAATATTTCCGAACAGGCAATAGCAATTGAGCTTGCAGGTTATAATCATTTAGATAGTAATAATACGCTTGCCATAATAACCGCCGAGGATGCAAAGTCCATAGATGAAAAGCTCGATGACGGAAACCCTCGTAAAGGAATAGTACTTGCTGAGGGCGACGGTACGGATTGTATTAATTCCGACGGAAAATATAATGTTTCTATGAAAACGGCTTCATGCCGTTTAATTTTTATTATAAGAGGTAGTAAGAATATAGATATGGAACCTGTAACGGGTAGTTGTAACGCACTTGGACTTACAAGGCAGAAAAGCGATCCTTCACAAACATGTCCTGACGGATATGAGGGTTCGATAATAGAAACTTGCCGTGTAAGTGAGGATAATGTCGGTAGCTGGGAAGTTATGGATAGAAAATGCGAAGAAGTAAAATGTAGTGATGGAGGTTTATTCGGAGATACAAGACGCTTGAGCTGTATAAATAATATGGTCGGAGCGGGAATTCTGCAAAGATGTAATGAGAGCGGTGTATGGGAGATAGAAAACGAAGATTGCTCGGTAAAGGATAGTAGTCCGTGCAAAAATAACGGTGAAGTTAGAAAGACACAGGCGTGCGGTCTCGGTCAGGAAGGATATTTACTTCAAACCTGTACGGACAACAAGTGGGTTAACACTGACGATTCATGCTCACCTACCCAATGTGATTTTAAAGATATAGGTGTATCGGGCAATTCGGGATTAAGTTGTGGAGCGGATTATATAGGAGCGGTAAAAGAAGTTTGTACTATTTCAGGTAGTTGGGAAGTAACTTCGGTAGGTTCGACATGTGTTCCCGACTATAGCGGTTCATGTACTGTCGGTGATACTAAAGATATAGGCTGTCCGAGAGGCAAGGTCGGAAAGCACACACTGATCTGTATGGACGCACAAGCTCCGGATCCTGATTATTGGACTACATTAATAGATACCTGCTCCCCAATTATATGTGACGGAGGTGAATACGTAGGTTCATATAGGGTAAAAGAAGGAGCCTACTGTGATAACGGGGCTAACGGCACGATAACAGAATATTGTAATGCGAACGGTGTATGGAAGCCGGCTAGTAATAATTGCACAAGCGGTATATGTAATGCTACAAATGATCTGGTCGGAAACGCTTACTGGCCTGCAACCCCAAAAAACAGTATAGCACATTCAGATAGGTGCAATGAAGGTTATCATGTTATAGGAACGGCTCAGAGAAGATGTAATGCTGATGAAACATGGGGTGATGTTATCGTACCGTGTGAAAGAATAGTATGTAATGCAGGAAAGGCAGTTAACAGTACCGCCTCTACGGGTGATGATGCTACTTATCCTCAGACATTTGCCGGTGAAGATGATATTAAGGGGCAATGTGATACCGCTAACGGCTATGAAGGTAGTCCGGTTGCGGATTGCTCAATTGAAGGCGTATGGGTAAATGAAAGGCTTTCTTGCAGAAAATTTTGTCCCACAAAAACTATTAATAACGCAACGTACGATAAGACTTTTAGTGGAAAAAACGGTGTTAACGGAAAATGCGATACAGGTTACTCGGGTTTTCCGACGATGGATTGTGATTCCGACGGTAACTGGGTAAATCAGATTGGAGCCTGCACACCTGATTACGTACCTGAAACTCATTGTCAGGTTGCCGTTATAAATAATGCCAGATATCCTAAGACACCGGTTAGTACAAATAATGTTACAGGTGTTTGTAACGAAGGATATAACGGATCTCCTCTTATGAATTGTGATAAATCAGGTCAATGGGTGAACGAGAGAAATGCATGCACTCCAAATATTGACTACGACAAAGTTACTATTTCGGATATGGTGATGTGGTTTGACGCACAAGACGGCAATACGGTTTTCAAAAATACTAATTGTACGGGTAAAGCAAATCCCGGAGGGGACAGGATTGCTTGCTGGAAAGATAAATCAGGTAATAATTATCATGCCAAACAAAGTGATACGTCGCTTAGACCTTTATATACAAGCAAGTCGCAAGGAAAAAACGGTTATCCGACTGTAAGGTTTAACCAGAATCTCTTATATTATCCGTATAAAAGTTATACCGCAGGTTTCTCGCTTTTTGTGATGCATAAGGAAAACAAGTATCAATATTCAGGTATTGGTTCGAGCAAATATATGACGCTTATAGGATCTAACGGCGATGTTGAGGATGACTCGGTATGGCTAACGTTTGATGCTAGTCCGTCCAGATTAATGCTATATAGAGGAAAAGACAAAACAAGGTATGTGTTCGGTCATCAGTACCGAGTCGGTATACATAATATTTCCGTAGTATCATACGATGCCAATAGAATTTCATACTATAGAAACAGTTCTTATAAAGGCGGCGGTACAAACCCTGCTACTAAGAATAAATTAACTCAATGGGGACCCGGAGGCATAGGAGGCTGGAAAGTCGGTTCGGTATTTACTGAAGTTTATTACGGAGATATCGGTGAGATAGTTCTGTATGATGATAAACTTAATAATAAAGAAAGGAATACCGTAGAAACTTACCTTAGTGATAAATGGGGAATTCCTTTACAATAAGCGTTACTTTCTATAGCTTTCGGTTTCCATTTCACGGATATCCACGGACAACTTGTCACATGAGGCTATAGCTTTACGAGCGGTATCAAATACGCTGTTGCTAAGCGAAGCTTTCTGACCCGTACTTTTGCCTTCCAGTATTGAAACCGTTATATGGATAAAGCTTTTAGCCCCTTCGGGTAATACATAGTCGCTATAGCCTATAGCACGAGCCTTTACGGCATCAGGAGAAAACAAGCCGGATTCTGTGACCGCCTTATGCAGTTTTTCGGTTACACTCGAATCCTTGATATCTTTTTTTAAGTTATCGGAATATTCAATTATTATGTGCGGCATGTTTTTATTTTAAACTAAATTAATAAGAAGCATATTATATAGATAAAAAATATCAAAACGGCAAGAAATATTGTTTTTAGCAGCCTTTAGGATATGGGATAAATACCTGAGCTTGTCCTTTTTTGTTTATGTAGTCTATCCAGCCAATATTTCCTTCAGGAATGTCTTTTATTTTGATATCGCCATTACATAGCTTTGAAAAGCTTTCATTTTGGTCAACAAGTACTAACATACGGTTATTGTTCTTATCGATTTCTTTGATATATAGATCGGAACTGCCCGTATAATATCCCGTAGCTTCGTTGTTTGTACTATTGCTATATAAAGGTAAATTATAATATGATTGTATGATATTACTATGAGGGTCGTCAAAATAGCTTTTCCATGACACATAGCTATATAAAGTGTTTGGTTTTACCCAGCCATACTGAGTTTCAAGCCAACCGTCTTTTTCATTTACCGGTAAAACGGCTGTATCATAATCAATTAATATGGAATTTAGAGGCTTCTTTTCAGACTTTTCGTTATAAATATATATAAAATTTTCTGCACTTATTACTCCAATCTTTTCAGAGGAAGTGTTGGGATTTTTATATAAAGTGAGATTTTCAATTTCATTGGAGTTTTGGTTTTTATTGTAGAAGTCATATAATAAGTATCCGGTACTTAGTTCTATGTTATCATTGCCTAAATCGCTGCTTGAATGTAAATAAGGCGTGTTAGTAATTTCGTTGCCGTATGCGTTGTTATAAATGCCATTAGCTAATATTGCTATTAGGCATAGTTTAAATATGCTTTTAGATATTCTCATGATTTTTAAAATTCCTTCACTGCAACAGTCATTCCTTCAGTTGTGGGTATCATAATCGAACTGTATTTTTCAATATTTGCAAGGCGGCTATTAAATTCTTGCATTATTTTTATGGTTTCCTCCGGCTGATTGCGTACGTTGTCACCATATACAGAGCCGAACAGGAACGTATTATCGCCAATTATCAAGCCGCCTTTTCTTACGTTGCGTTCCGCCCAGTCAAGGTAATTACAGTAATTAGCTTTATCGGCATCAATAAATACCATATCAAACTGTCCGTGAGAGGATATTTTATCAAGGTTTGATAAAGCCTCACCATCAATTACGGTGATTTTATCTGCAACATTGCATTTTTCAAAGTTCCGAGTGCATATACCGGCTCGTTCCTTGCTTTTTTCCAGTGCGTAAAGCTTGCCTCCTTCAGGCAATGCCCTTGCCAGCCAGATGCTAGAATATCCGTTCAAAACACCAATCTCAACAATTTTTTGTGCATTTATCATTCTTGCCAGAGTGAATAGAGTTTTGCCTTCGTCAGCACCTATTTGCATACGCTTTTCATTGTCGGGCAGGTTGCAGCCGACACTTGCAAGTGCTTCATCGGTTTGTGCAAAAACCTCCCTTATATAATCTATGCGTCTTGAATCGACTTCTATTCTTGAATTTAGCATTTTATTTCCTTTACTATATCTGCCCCAGAGTTTTTATCTTTACCTTAGGGTGAATTTCATTTTGTGATAATACCACTGTAGAAGGGCGGAAACGTTCAACTACCGAGCGTACATACGGTCTGATTGACGGATTTACCAATAAAACGGGGCTTTCACCACGCATTTCATGCTGATTAAAGGCACGCTTCACGTTTGTGATGAACTCTTGTAATTTTGAAGGAGGAATAGAAAGCTGTCTGTCTTCGCCTTCACCCAGTCCTTCGGTGAACATTTTTTCCCAAAGTGAGGATAGTGCCAGAAGCTCAATCACATTATCGTCATTAACATTGTCAAAGCTTATCTGACGTGATAAACGCCCCCTTACATATTCGGTAATCAGGGTAACGCTCTTGGTAGATGCCGAAACTTCCGATATTGCCTCTAATATGGTAGGTAGGTCACGGATAGACACCCTCTCGGAAAGCAGGTTTTGTAATACACGCTGAACACCTCCGACAGACATTTTTTCAGGAACCGTTTCATCGACTAGTTTCTTATGCTCTTCGCCCAAGCCGTCAAGTAATTTCTGTGTTTCGCTATAAGATAATAGTTCGTTGATATTGTCTTTTGCTATTTCGGTAAGGTGGGTGGTAATCACCGTAGGAGGGTCAACAACGGTGTAGTTTCTAAATAATGCATCCTCACGTGAAGACTCTCCGACCCATTTTGCAGGAAGCCCGAAAGTCGGTTCTTTGGTTTCTTCACCCGGAATATTTATTTTCTGCCCTCTTGGATCCATTACAAGCAACATGTCGGGGCGAACCATTCCCCTGCCGCATTCAATATCCTTTATCCTGATAACATATTCGTGGTTTTGGAGTTGCATATTATCCTGAATCCTGACAGACGGCATAACAAAGCCCATATCCTTTGCCATCTGCTTCCTTAAAGCCTTTATCTGGTCAGGCAGTTTATTGCCTTTTTCATAATTAATAAGAGGCAACAAACCGTAACCAAGCTCAAGTTTTATGTTCTCCAGTTGCAGGACGTTGGCAATAGGTTCTTCTTCAACGGCTTTTTGCTGCTCTTTTGCTTTTTCCTGTTTGGACTCTTCTTTTTTCACTTCCTCGTTCTGTTTGCCTTTTGCATATACGTTCCATGCGATGCCGCCAACCGAAGCCGAGATGAACAGGAACGGTACGGCAGGTATGGCAGGCATAAAAGCCATTAATGCCATAATAAAGCTGACAAGCCCTAGTGCTTGCGGGTGAGTTCCCAACTGCTTGAATATAGCTTTATCGGTTGAACCCCTTACTCCCGATTTAGAAACCAGTAAACCTGCCGAGGTGGAAACTATTAAAGCCGGTATCTGCGATACCAGACCGTCGCCGATAGTAAGTATAGTATATGATTCGATAGCCTGCGAAAAGCTAAGGTCACGCTGTACTATCCCGATTATCATACCGCCTATCAGGTTAATGAAAGTTATAAGCAATCCGGCAATGGCATCGCCACGCACGAATTTACTTGCACCGTCCATTGCTCCGAAGAATGTGCTTTCGTCCTCCAGTTCCTTGCGTCGTCTTTTCGCCTCGTCCTCATTTATAAGACCTGCCGATAAATCCGCATCAATAGCCATTTGCTTTCCGGGCATGGCATCTAAAGAAAAGCGTGCTGCAACTTCCGCAATACGTCCCGAACCTTTGGTTATAACTATAAAGTTAATGATAGTCAGGATACCGAATACTATAGCCCCGATAACTACCGAACCTGCCATTACAAAACCACCGAACGCCTCAATCACATGACCGGCGGAGGAGGGGCCTTCATGACCGTTTGCCAGTATAAGGCGGGTAGATGCTATATTGAGTGACAGGCGGAACATTGCCGCAACAAGCAATATAGTAGGGAAGGAACTAAAATCCAGTGCCTTATCAATAAATAACACCGTCATCAGTATCATAACTCCGAAAGTTATAGATACCCCCAGTAAAAGGTCTAACATGAAAGTGGGAACGGGAACAAGCAGGACAACCAGAATACCTATTATGCCCAACGCAAACATAATATCGGTATGCCGCATTATCTTATCCATTCCAAAGGGAAGGGAAGACACCTGTTTTGCTGCTACATCTTCTGCCATAGGTAGTAAGCTTAAATATTTAGCTATAAAAAGTTAAAACAAATTTTAGCTCCTACCTGGTGCAAGTAATTAAATGTAGTATATATATCTACGAATAACAACTATATTTAGTTTTTTTCCACAGATTTTATAGTCACTTTGAATTTAATTTACGTATTAAAAAAGTTTCCTAACTTTTTAAAATATGGATTCCACTATAATTTGTTTTACTAAACAAATTCGTGGAATGACAAATGTAAGTAATTAAAATCAAATTTAATATCGCTGCATAAAAAAAGAGAGGACTTAAACCCTCTCTTTGGTAAAATATTTTGCATATATTACGGGTTTATCCTTAAAGGGATAATTCCTGTGAAGCGTTCTCACGCTCGTCTTCAATGCTACTTCTGAAGTCCGCTGTCGTAGCACCTGATAAAATAGCAGCTACAGTTAGCGAGTTAGAAATGTTCTCTGAATTTGAACCGGTTATCGAATTTGAGCGTATGCTGCTTCCGTGACGGAAGTCTACACCTGAACTAGGGTCTTTTCTTTGTCTTAAATCATTATCGGACATAAATTATACTCCTTTTGAATTTTAATGTGTTATCCGAAGTTGTTAATACTATATATGACTATTTTTGTCAACTATTTATAGGTGTATAAAAAAGGGAGGCTAATGCCTCCCTTTGAAATTATTTGTTCTTTCATAATAATTATAGACGACCTGCACCGGCTGCTATTGAAGCAGCTTTGGATTCGTTAACCTGTTCTGCCTTTGTGCGGTTTTCTTTGGCAGCCCTTTCGGCAACTATGCGTCTGGCGATACCGGTTCTTTCAGGTTGTTGTTCGCTTTCTTCTTTAGACTCTCTAGCCTTTTGTTCTATTACTTCTTCTTTTTGTCCTAATCCTTCGGTAACATTTAAAGCCATATTCTGTCTCCTCATATGTATTTTATCAAATTAAAATTATGCATGTATGATGACCTGAAATTTTAAAATTATTTCAGAATCAGTAGTACCATAATAGGCTTTTATTAAGGATATTTTACAAAATCAATTTTTTGTTTTGTTACTATATTCATCTTTTGTCAGTGCCGTAACGGAAAGTGCGTGTATCCTGTCCTCAATTTCCTGCCCGAGTATTTTATATATCGTTTTATGCCTTGCCACCTTGCTTTTTCCGATGAAATCATCAGTTACAACTTCTATCTTAAAATGAGTTTCCCCACCTTCAATATATCCTGCATGCCCTTGGTGCTTGTGGGACTCATCTTCTACTTTTAGTTTGAAAATCGACAATTGTTCATTTAATTTTCGGTTTATCCTATCAAAAATAGTCATAAAAAACCTCCTTCGGTGTTGCAAAAATGTTTCAATTTGCAACCGAGTGTGTTATATTAGTGTACCAAAAGTATTATTTGGGAAGTTTATTATATTAATATATTTTAAAAAAACTAATAATATTACAATTATTTTGCTTGATAAACCTTGAGTTTATTGCTATCTACGGGTGCAAATGAAAAAATGGCACATAAGTTGCACATATAAACGATAGCAAATAATGCTAAAAAGGATTACATACGGGAGATTAAAATGGCAAGAAAAAATGAATTTACAGAGAAGATTGATACGTATATCGGTATGAAAATACATGAACTGCGGATTTCTATGGGTTTGTCCCGTCAGCAGTTAGCTGACAAAATAGGTGTAACACACCAACAATTACAAAAATATGAAAAAGGTACTAACCGTATCTCCGCAGGAAGATTGGCAGCTATAGCAAAAGCTTTGAATAAACCTGTGGCTTTTTTCTTTGAAGGTGTGGAAGACGATAACGGCGATATGCTGCCAAGTCAGCACCAAAGAATGTGTATTGAGGTTTCACGTAACTTTTTACGTATTAAAAACCCAATGCACCAAAATGCTATCAACCTTTTAGTTCGCACATTATCAGAGAACTAATTAAATATAGTATTTTTATTTTAGAGCTTTTATATTTATATAGGAGTTTTTTAAAATTTAATACTATATAAGTTATAGTTATGAAAGCAGTCGAGGTAGCGGGGGATAGCGTCCCTTTAAAGATAGGTAGTCGTGAAATTCCCGCTCCGAAACTCGGTCAGGTACTTATAGAAGTATGTGCCGCAGGTGTAAACCGAGCCGACATACTGCAAAGAAACGGCAAGTATCCTCCGCCTATAGGGGCTTCCGATATATTGGGGCTTGAAGTTTCGGGAATAATCATAGAAACGGGTGAAAACGTATCGTCTTTTAAAGAAGGCGATAAGGTTATGGCTTTGCTTGAAGGCGGCGGATATGCAAGCCATGTGATAGCAAATGAAGCCTGTATCCTGCCGATACCTCTCAATACAGACTATGTACAGGCGGCATCTTTGCCTGAGGCATTATTTACGGCATGGAGCAATTTATTTACATACGCCGATATGAAAAGAGGGGAAACCCTGCTTTTTCACGGCGGAACTAGCGGTATAGGTGTAATTGCTCTGCAGATGGCAAATCGGTTCGGGATAAAATCTATCGCAACGGCAGGCTCAAGGAAAAAATGTGATTTTCTGGAGATTCTTGGCGTTGAAAACGCAATTAACTATAAAGAACAGGATTTTGTCGAAATCGTAAAAGGTCTGGGCGGGGCAGATGTGGTGATTGATATGGTAGGCGGTGATTATTGGTCGAAAAACCTGAAAGTGCTAAAAGAAGAAGGTCGCCTGATATCCATAGCCATGATGGGCGGAGCTAAAGCCGAGGTTAATTTTGTTCCGTTACTGATAAAAAACCTTTCCGTAAAGGGTACTACTTTGCGTAATAAGCCTTTAGCATTCAAAAGGAAAATAAGGGACGAACTCATCGAATATGTTATGCCCATGATAGAAAACGGTGATATAAGACCGGTTATAGATACCGTATTTGAACTCGATGATGTGCAAAAAGCCCATAATCTAATGGAAACATCTGAGCATATAGGCAAAATTGTCTTGAAAATTGATTAAACAGCCTGTATAAGAAGTTTTTCCCCAATAGGATTGTTTTAATTTTTAAATCGGAGAAAACGATGACATTGCCCTTATTGCCGAAAGCGACCGCAGTTTGGTTGGTTGATAATACAGCTTTATCTTTTGGACAAATTGCCGAATTTTGCGGTATGCACCCTTTGGAAGTACAGGGAATTGCAGATGGCGAAGTAGCGTCCGGCATCATCGGTAAAGACCCGATAGTATCACACCAGCTTAC comes from the Pseudomonadota bacterium genome and includes:
- a CDS encoding O-methyltransferase, producing MLNSRIEVDSRRIDYIREVFAQTDEALASVGCNLPDNEKRMQIGADEGKTLFTLARMINAQKIVEIGVLNGYSSIWLARALPEGGKLYALEKSKERAGICTRNFEKCNVADKITVIDGEALSNLDKISSHGQFDMVFIDADKANYCNYLDWAERNVRKGGLIIGDNTFLFGSVYGDNVRNQPEETIKIMQEFNSRLANIEKYSSIMIPTTEGMTVAVKEF
- a CDS encoding NAD(P)H-quinone oxidoreductase is translated as MKAVEVAGDSVPLKIGSREIPAPKLGQVLIEVCAAGVNRADILQRNGKYPPPIGASDILGLEVSGIIIETGENVSSFKEGDKVMALLEGGGYASHVIANEACILPIPLNTDYVQAASLPEALFTAWSNLFTYADMKRGETLLFHGGTSGIGVIALQMANRFGIKSIATAGSRKKCDFLEILGVENAINYKEQDFVEIVKGLGGADVVIDMVGGDYWSKNLKVLKEEGRLISIAMMGGAKAEVNFVPLLIKNLSVKGTTLRNKPLAFKRKIRDELIEYVMPMIENGDIRPVIDTVFELDDVQKAHNLMETSEHIGKIVLKID
- the flhA gene encoding flagellar biosynthesis protein FlhA, whose product is MAEDVAAKQVSSLPFGMDKIMRHTDIMFALGIIGILVVLLVPVPTFMLDLLLGVSITFGVMILMTVLFIDKALDFSSFPTILLVAAMFRLSLNIASTRLILANGHEGPSSAGHVIEAFGGFVMAGSVVIGAIVFGILTIINFIVITKGSGRIAEVAARFSLDAMPGKQMAIDADLSAGLINEDEAKRRRKELEDESTFFGAMDGASKFVRGDAIAGLLITFINLIGGMIIGIVQRDLSFSQAIESYTILTIGDGLVSQIPALIVSTSAGLLVSKSGVRGSTDKAIFKQLGTHPQALGLVSFIMALMAFMPAIPAVPFLFISASVGGIAWNVYAKGKQNEEVKKEESKQEKAKEQQKAVEEEPIANVLQLENIKLELGYGLLPLINYEKGNKLPDQIKALRKQMAKDMGFVMPSVRIQDNMQLQNHEYVIRIKDIECGRGMVRPDMLLVMDPRGQKINIPGEETKEPTFGLPAKWVGESSREDALFRNYTVVDPPTVITTHLTEIAKDNINELLSYSETQKLLDGLGEEHKKLVDETVPEKMSVGGVQRVLQNLLSERVSIRDLPTILEAISEVSASTKSVTLITEYVRGRLSRQISFDNVNDDNVIELLALSSLWEKMFTEGLGEGEDRQLSIPPSKLQEFITNVKRAFNQHEMRGESPVLLVNPSIRPYVRSVVERFRPSTVVLSQNEIHPKVKIKTLGQI
- a CDS encoding BolA family transcriptional regulator, giving the protein MTIFDRINRKLNEQLSIFKLKVEDESHKHQGHAGYIEGGETHFKIEVVTDDFIGKSKVARHKTIYKILGQEIEDRIHALSVTALTKDEYSNKTKN
- a CDS encoding helix-turn-helix transcriptional regulator, which produces MARKNEFTEKIDTYIGMKIHELRISMGLSRQQLADKIGVTHQQLQKYEKGTNRISAGRLAAIAKALNKPVAFFFEGVEDDNGDMLPSQHQRMCIEVSRNFLRIKNPMHQNAINLLVRTLSEN
- a CDS encoding 5-carboxymethyl-2-hydroxymuconate Delta-isomerase: MPHIIIEYSDNLKKDIKDSSVTEKLHKAVTESGLFSPDAVKARAIGYSDYVLPEGAKSFIHITVSILEGKSTGQKASLSNSVFDTARKAIASCDKLSVDIREMETESYRK